One genomic window of Xanthobacter dioxanivorans includes the following:
- a CDS encoding LLM class flavin-dependent oxidoreductase has translation MTRKMHFGLFLLGTGSHIAGWRTPGAIDTFQDIGRVAEIARIAERGLFDLIFMGDNLNADPAAHPSYTARLEPLTLLSAIAGATTHIGLAATVSTTYSDPYTVARAFASLDHICGGRAAWNAVTTAAPAAAANFGTLHPDHARRYEIAGEFLDVVKGLWDCWADDAIVADRETGLYIDPAKVKPLDHDGPFFKVKGPLNIGRSPQGHPIISQAGGSEPGQQLAARTADIVFAVVQDMGEAQAGYKALKDRLPALGRRPEDVCVLPGVMPVVGRTAKEAREKLADLMRFVDAKNALGMLSERFGTDMSAYDLDGPIPDLPEADTYKSFTGVMLAKARREGGTLRDVYNMVAAARGHWVLVGSAEEVVDTLQLWFESGAADGFNVMPPYFPGAFDDFVDLVIPILQERGLFRTAYEGPTLRHLLGLERPANPNF, from the coding sequence ATGACCCGCAAGATGCATTTCGGCCTGTTCCTTCTTGGCACGGGCAGCCACATCGCCGGCTGGCGCACCCCCGGCGCCATCGACACCTTCCAGGACATCGGCAGGGTGGCGGAGATCGCGCGCATCGCCGAGCGCGGGCTGTTCGACCTGATCTTCATGGGCGACAACCTCAATGCCGATCCGGCCGCCCACCCCTCCTACACCGCGCGGCTGGAGCCGCTGACGCTGCTGTCCGCCATCGCCGGGGCGACGACCCACATCGGCCTCGCCGCCACCGTCTCCACCACCTATAGCGACCCCTATACGGTCGCCCGCGCCTTCGCCTCCCTCGACCACATCTGCGGAGGGCGCGCCGCCTGGAACGCGGTGACCACCGCCGCCCCCGCCGCGGCGGCGAATTTCGGCACGCTGCATCCCGACCATGCGCGGCGCTACGAGATCGCCGGCGAATTCCTCGACGTGGTGAAGGGCCTGTGGGACTGCTGGGCCGACGACGCCATCGTCGCCGACCGAGAGACCGGCCTTTATATCGACCCCGCCAAGGTGAAGCCGCTCGACCATGACGGGCCGTTCTTCAAGGTGAAGGGGCCGCTCAATATCGGCCGCAGCCCGCAGGGCCACCCGATCATCTCCCAGGCCGGCGGCTCCGAGCCGGGCCAGCAGCTCGCCGCGCGCACGGCGGACATCGTGTTCGCCGTGGTGCAGGACATGGGTGAGGCGCAGGCCGGCTACAAGGCGCTCAAGGACCGCCTGCCCGCTTTGGGCCGACGCCCGGAAGACGTGTGCGTGCTGCCCGGCGTGATGCCGGTGGTGGGCCGCACGGCGAAGGAGGCGCGCGAGAAGCTGGCCGACCTCATGCGCTTCGTGGATGCGAAAAATGCCCTCGGCATGCTCTCCGAGCGCTTCGGCACGGACATGAGCGCCTACGACCTCGACGGCCCCATCCCGGACCTACCGGAGGCCGACACCTACAAGTCGTTCACCGGCGTCATGCTGGCCAAGGCCCGGCGCGAGGGCGGCACCCTGCGCGACGTCTACAACATGGTGGCGGCCGCCCGCGGCCACTGGGTGCTGGTGGGCTCGGCGGAGGAGGTGGTGGACACGCTCCAGCTCTGGTTCGAGAGCGGCGCCGCCGACGGCTTCAACGTGATGCCGCCCTACTTCCCCGGCGCCTTCGACGATTTCGTCGACCTCGTCATCCCCATCCTGCAGGAACGCGGCCTGTTCCGCACCGCCTATGAGGGGCCGACGCTACGCCACCTCCTGGGGCTGGAGCGGCCGGCGAACCCGAACTTCTGA
- a CDS encoding class II aldolase/adducin family protein, with the protein MPPAPAFKPHAMDAAEWDARVKLAACYRMVARLGMDDLIYNHISLRVPGHEGQFLLNPYGLLFEEITASSLVKIDIDGRKLDDSPYDINRAAFVIHAAIHKTGHDAACVLHTHSDASVAVSGQEEGLLPLSQFAMRFYRRQAFHDYEGVAIDLDEQARLVADLGPHKVMLMRNHGILTIGRTPGEAFMLLYYFERAARIQLDMQAACASGIKLVLPPHEVCEKAARQFWELQGDILVPGEREWPALMRQLDRADPGYRS; encoded by the coding sequence ATGCCCCCCGCCCCCGCCTTCAAGCCGCACGCCATGGACGCCGCCGAATGGGACGCGCGCGTCAAGCTCGCCGCCTGCTACCGCATGGTGGCCAGGCTCGGGATGGACGACCTCATCTACAACCACATCTCCCTGCGCGTGCCGGGGCATGAGGGCCAGTTCCTGCTCAACCCCTACGGCCTGCTGTTCGAGGAGATCACCGCGTCGAGCCTCGTAAAGATCGACATCGACGGCCGAAAGCTCGACGACAGCCCGTACGACATCAACCGCGCCGCCTTCGTCATCCATGCCGCGATCCACAAGACCGGACACGACGCGGCCTGCGTGCTCCACACCCATTCCGATGCCAGCGTCGCCGTCTCCGGGCAGGAGGAGGGGCTGCTGCCGCTGAGCCAGTTCGCCATGCGCTTCTACCGGCGGCAGGCGTTCCACGATTACGAGGGCGTCGCCATCGACCTGGACGAACAGGCGCGCCTTGTTGCCGACCTCGGCCCGCACAAGGTGATGCTGATGCGCAACCACGGCATCCTCACCATCGGCCGCACGCCGGGCGAGGCGTTCATGCTGCTCTATTATTTCGAGCGCGCCGCGCGCATCCAGCTCGACATGCAGGCGGCCTGCGCCTCCGGCATCAAGCTGGTGCTGCCGCCCCACGAGGTGTGCGAGAAGGCCGCCCGCCAGTTCTGGGAGCTTCAGGGCGACATCCTCGTGCCCGGCGAGCGCGAGTGGCCGGCCCTCATGCGCCAGCTCGACCGCGCCGATCCGGGCTACAGGAGCTAG
- a CDS encoding ABC transporter substrate-binding protein encodes MIPRRTFLSSLAAGAALLSTALTALPAAAADPVPATLRLKWLPQAQFAGFYVAVAKGYYKAEGIDLTINPGGPNILAENLVATGADTFGLSGGLDSVFAARDKGLPVVCVGISHQLTPFVFVVRADGPIKSIQDFKGKKVTTWFTGANHVLKAMLTKQGLDPALVDIQPQQVSVTPFVDGQIDVITATRYNEFYTIKTRMGEEKLRTFVAEDSGVTFPRDTLIVSETTAKEKPELVKGFLRASIKGWKDAFADPKGAVDAVMKVAPTLDRAHQEFMLTEVQKLMTAGKVKEDGLFWIDMDAVKITQQLFLDAKVIAKPVDLDATFNRSFLEAIPLADRRP; translated from the coding sequence ATGATCCCTCGCCGAACCTTCCTCTCCAGCCTCGCCGCCGGCGCCGCGCTCCTCTCCACCGCGCTCACCGCCCTGCCCGCCGCGGCGGCCGATCCCGTGCCCGCCACCCTGCGCCTCAAGTGGCTGCCCCAGGCCCAGTTCGCCGGCTTCTACGTGGCCGTGGCCAAGGGCTACTACAAGGCCGAGGGCATCGACCTCACCATCAATCCCGGCGGCCCCAACATCCTGGCGGAGAACCTGGTGGCCACCGGCGCCGACACGTTCGGCCTGTCGGGCGGCCTCGACAGCGTGTTCGCCGCCCGCGACAAGGGCCTGCCGGTGGTGTGCGTGGGCATCTCCCACCAGCTCACGCCGTTCGTCTTCGTGGTGCGGGCGGACGGGCCCATCAAGTCCATCCAGGACTTCAAGGGCAAGAAGGTCACCACCTGGTTCACCGGCGCCAACCACGTGCTCAAGGCCATGCTGACCAAGCAGGGGCTCGACCCGGCGCTGGTGGACATCCAGCCGCAGCAGGTGAGCGTGACGCCCTTCGTGGACGGACAGATCGATGTGATCACCGCCACCCGCTACAACGAGTTCTACACCATCAAGACCCGCATGGGCGAAGAGAAGCTGCGCACCTTCGTGGCCGAGGATTCCGGCGTCACCTTCCCGCGTGACACGCTCATCGTCTCCGAGACCACCGCCAAGGAGAAGCCGGAGCTGGTGAAGGGCTTCCTGCGCGCCTCCATCAAGGGCTGGAAGGACGCCTTCGCCGATCCCAAAGGCGCCGTGGACGCGGTGATGAAGGTGGCGCCGACCCTGGACCGGGCCCACCAGGAATTCATGCTGACGGAAGTGCAGAAGCTGATGACCGCCGGCAAGGTGAAGGAAGACGGCCTGTTCTGGATCGACATGGACGCGGTGAAGATCACCCAGCAGCTGTTCCTCGACGCCAAGGTCATCGCCAAGCCCGTCGACCTCGACGCCACTTTCAACCGCTCGTTCCTCGAAGCCATCCCGTTGGCGGACCGCCGTCCGTGA
- a CDS encoding ABC transporter ATP-binding protein, which translates to MPVAPAHPGAASLARDDAAPAATRGLLDLSGLTKTFGAVTALDGFSATVEEGEFVTVVGPSGCGKSTLFNIVAGLEEPDPGSAMRFEGKSVHAADLLGRVSFMPQRDLLLPWRTVIDNAILAMEVEGTPRREARAQAEKMLPEFGLAGFGQQYPHQLSGGMRQRVALMRTFLFKRDLMLLDEPFGALDALTRTMMQRWLLDVWQKNRRTILFITHDVDEALFLGDRVLVMSARPGKVKLEQKVDLPRPRPAEIVISPEFIRLKRTLLEAIEEEAMKSFLAPGAA; encoded by the coding sequence TTGCCCGTTGCACCCGCTCATCCCGGCGCAGCCAGCCTCGCTCGCGACGATGCCGCTCCCGCGGCGACCCGGGGCCTTCTCGACCTCTCCGGCCTCACCAAGACGTTCGGAGCGGTCACCGCCCTCGACGGCTTTTCCGCCACCGTGGAGGAAGGCGAGTTCGTCACCGTGGTCGGCCCCTCCGGCTGCGGCAAGAGCACGCTCTTCAACATCGTCGCCGGGCTGGAGGAGCCGGACCCGGGCAGCGCCATGCGCTTCGAGGGCAAGAGCGTGCACGCCGCCGACCTGCTCGGCCGCGTCTCCTTCATGCCCCAGCGCGACCTGCTCCTGCCCTGGCGCACGGTGATCGACAACGCCATCCTCGCCATGGAGGTGGAGGGCACCCCGCGCCGGGAAGCCCGCGCTCAGGCGGAGAAGATGCTGCCCGAGTTCGGCCTCGCCGGCTTCGGCCAGCAATATCCCCACCAGCTCTCCGGCGGCATGCGCCAGCGCGTGGCGCTGATGCGCACCTTCCTGTTCAAGCGCGACCTGATGCTGCTGGACGAGCCGTTCGGGGCGCTGGATGCCCTCACCCGCACCATGATGCAGCGCTGGCTGCTCGACGTGTGGCAGAAGAACCGGCGCACCATCCTGTTCATCACCCACGACGTGGACGAGGCCCTGTTCCTCGGCGACCGGGTGCTGGTGATGAGCGCCCGCCCCGGCAAGGTGAAGCTGGAGCAGAAAGTGGACCTGCCGCGCCCCCGCCCGGCCGAGATCGTCATCTCCCCCGAATTCATCCGCCTGAAGCGCACCCTCCTCGAAGCCATCGAGGAGGAGGCCATGAAATCCTTCCTCGCCCCGGGAGCCGCCTGA
- a CDS encoding ABC transporter permease, which translates to MSSTALQPPAIRPGATPSPLAPLAGVLLRGARGLAILLAVLVAAEGLIVLFGVKPWYVPRPSLVIGAILATPEPYVQGFLRTLTETLMGFVSGALFGIATGVVFFRAKVLKELIFPIFVVSQTIPVIAFGALVVLWFGNTLIAKAAISFYLTFFPVTVNTLLGLESVDPRQEALLRSFGAGRFQLLRRLQLPAALPQIFVALRLASALSLVGAIVGEWFGDTVGLGVLLLQGMYNENVVAIWAAIAMCALLGTGFYAVVAAAERALVFWGAEQ; encoded by the coding sequence GTGAGCAGCACCGCCCTCCAGCCCCCGGCGATCCGGCCGGGGGCCACCCCTTCCCCCCTTGCGCCGCTGGCGGGCGTCCTCCTGCGCGGCGCGCGGGGCCTCGCCATCCTCCTCGCCGTGCTGGTCGCCGCCGAGGGGCTGATCGTGCTGTTCGGCGTGAAGCCCTGGTACGTGCCGCGCCCGAGCCTTGTCATCGGCGCCATCCTGGCGACGCCCGAGCCCTACGTGCAGGGTTTCCTGCGCACGCTCACCGAGACGCTGATGGGCTTTGTCTCCGGCGCCCTGTTCGGCATCGCCACCGGCGTCGTCTTCTTCCGGGCGAAGGTGCTGAAGGAGCTCATCTTCCCCATCTTCGTGGTGTCCCAGACCATTCCCGTCATCGCCTTCGGGGCGCTGGTGGTGCTGTGGTTCGGCAACACGCTGATCGCCAAGGCGGCCATCTCCTTCTACCTCACCTTCTTCCCGGTCACCGTGAACACCCTGCTCGGCCTCGAAAGCGTCGATCCGCGACAGGAAGCGCTGCTGCGCTCCTTCGGCGCCGGCCGCTTCCAGCTGCTGCGGCGCCTGCAGCTGCCCGCCGCCCTGCCGCAGATCTTCGTGGCGCTGCGCCTCGCCTCGGCCCTGTCGCTGGTGGGCGCCATCGTCGGCGAGTGGTTCGGCGACACGGTGGGCCTCGGCGTGCTGCTGCTGCAGGGCATGTACAACGAGAACGTGGTCGCCATCTGGGCCGCCATCGCCATGTGCGCGCTGCTCGGCACCGGCTTCTATGCCGTGGTCGCCGCCGCCGAGCGGGCCCTCGTTTTCTGGGGAGCCGAGCAATGA
- a CDS encoding GntR family transcriptional regulator: MADISAQGGSSCLPIDQNGRGGPGGATLADRIRRELEAAIASGTLEPGSRLDEQEIAVKFGVSRTPVREAFRLLAANHLVELRGRQGAVVRSISAHALIEMFQVMAELEGLCARLAARRASAAQLARIEAIHARLEEVAATGDIDLFYDVNQDFHEAVYEASANGFLADQTRRLRNQVAAYRRRVTHRPSRISKTLKEHGAVIAAMRAHDDEAAQTAMRDHVNLLGDDLLDFLAAYG; this comes from the coding sequence ATGGCCGATATCAGTGCACAAGGAGGCAGCAGCTGCCTGCCGATTGATCAGAATGGCCGCGGCGGGCCGGGCGGCGCGACCCTCGCGGATCGCATCCGCCGCGAGCTGGAAGCCGCCATTGCCTCCGGCACGCTGGAGCCCGGGAGCCGGCTGGACGAGCAGGAGATCGCCGTGAAGTTCGGCGTTTCGCGCACCCCGGTGCGCGAGGCGTTCCGGCTGCTCGCGGCCAATCACCTGGTGGAGCTGCGCGGCCGCCAGGGGGCGGTGGTGCGCAGCATTTCCGCCCATGCGCTGATCGAGATGTTCCAGGTGATGGCGGAGCTGGAGGGCTTGTGCGCAAGGCTCGCCGCGCGGCGCGCAAGCGCGGCCCAGCTCGCCCGGATCGAGGCGATTCACGCGCGTCTGGAAGAGGTTGCCGCCACCGGCGACATCGACCTGTTCTATGATGTGAACCAGGACTTCCACGAAGCCGTCTACGAGGCCTCCGCCAACGGCTTCCTCGCCGACCAGACCCGCCGCCTGCGCAACCAGGTGGCCGCCTATCGCCGCCGCGTCACCCACCGCCCGAGCCGGATTTCCAAGACCTTGAAGGAACATGGCGCCGTCATCGCCGCCATGCGCGCACATGATGACGAGGCGGCGCAGACCGCCATGCGCGATCACGTGAACCTCCTGGGCGACGACCTCCTGGACTTCCTCGCCGCCTATGGCTGA
- a CDS encoding ABC transporter permease, giving the protein MSARFHPSRATQRGILGMVLLVAVWEGVARGFALPAYTLPSVSAILGSIWDHRQVLFAAGAYTFAEAVVGYVLGALIGIVLAVVITLVPMTRNAIVPVATSINSVPVVAWSPLILLWFGIGMPSKFVMVALAVSFTVFVSALAGLDRVDRRSVDLMRSFGAGRLAILFRLRLPTALPLIAAGLRVSTVRAIIVAIVTEMLGAYDGLGWVIYQAVLQVDFVKVWSAIFVASAASLLFFGLVGFAEKRLVFWK; this is encoded by the coding sequence ATGAGCGCCCGCTTCCACCCCTCGCGCGCCACCCAGCGCGGCATTCTCGGCATGGTGCTGCTGGTGGCCGTGTGGGAGGGCGTCGCCCGCGGCTTCGCCCTGCCCGCCTACACGCTGCCCTCGGTCTCCGCCATCCTCGGCTCCATCTGGGACCACCGCCAGGTGCTGTTCGCCGCCGGCGCCTACACCTTCGCCGAGGCCGTGGTCGGCTATGTGCTGGGCGCCCTCATCGGCATCGTGCTGGCGGTGGTGATCACCCTGGTGCCGATGACGCGCAACGCCATCGTGCCGGTGGCCACGTCCATCAATTCCGTGCCGGTGGTGGCGTGGTCGCCGCTGATCCTGTTGTGGTTCGGCATCGGCATGCCGTCGAAGTTCGTGATGGTGGCGCTGGCGGTGAGCTTCACCGTATTCGTCTCGGCTCTGGCCGGCCTCGACCGGGTGGACCGGCGCTCGGTGGACCTCATGCGCTCGTTCGGCGCGGGCCGCCTCGCCATCCTGTTCCGCCTGCGGCTGCCCACCGCCTTGCCGCTGATCGCGGCGGGGCTCCGGGTCTCCACCGTGCGCGCCATCATCGTCGCCATCGTCACCGAGATGCTGGGCGCCTATGACGGGCTCGGCTGGGTGATCTACCAGGCGGTGCTGCAGGTGGATTTCGTGAAGGTGTGGTCGGCCATCTTCGTCGCCTCGGCCGCGAGCCTGCTGTTCTTCGGCCTGGTCGGTTTCGCCGAAAAGCGCCTCGTCTTCTGGAAGTAG